The following nucleotide sequence is from Coffea eugenioides isolate CCC68of chromosome 10, Ceug_1.0, whole genome shotgun sequence.
CCTAAGCAAGTTATAGCTTTACTGCACCAAATACCAGAGCAAAATATCTCAGagcaataaaagaaaaagagcgAAAGCAACATAAGCTGAATTTTTGAAATACCAAAAAAGTCAGACATGCAGGAAAAACCAAAACTTTATAGAGGCTAAATCCTTTTCATGTTTGAAGTTACATGTCACcacaaatttgaaaattatcaATTACAAGACCGAATAAATGAATGGTCAAGATAACAAGTCTTTTTCGACCAGAATCCAAAGGAAACAATCAAGTTGTTGCTCAAGTTATCAGATAGCAAAGAAAGAACATAATTCTAGCCACAAAGGGGGAAAAAATCTCTCAGTTCCTTAATCTGAAGACATTGCAACACTGAAAAAGCATATCAAAGTGTTAACTTCATCCAGAATGCTCCAAGAGAATAGAAAAGCAATAAATATTTCCACATCTATGTGATTTTATTAAAAGGTTGAGTAGTATATGTTAGTTTTTCAGATATTCACAATGTTACATAACAAATCAAACATGGAAAGAAACAGAGAAGGGCGCAACAATGTCCAACGAACTAGCGAAGCTGTTGTACATCATACTTGTCCAGTCTCAATGGCTGCCAGAATCCAAGTTCCACGAATGACAATGACCAATAATAAAGTGTCTGATAAATGCTAAAACCATAAAGAAGCTGGTTGCATACTTGTGTTCACTTAATGACCCAATGATATGGAACCCATAATTGCTGCTACTGTTGACTTGAGCATTAAGTGCAGCAATGTATATTTTACCATCTCTTCCACCAGCATAGAAGACATGCTCACCAGGATCCAATACAACTGCATCAATTATTGATGGGAAAACAATATTCCGCAACAGTTTCCCCCTAGATAAGCTCCATACCTGGGATGATTCAcatcaaaataacaaaatatacAAAGCCACCAATATCAATGCACACATTCATATTGAAAAGAAAGCTTgcacaagatgaactcaaaagcACATAGCATATTCGAGAAAGTTGATGTCATAAAGGGGAACAGATATTCTTCTCATGTTCGACACAGTAGGTGAACCTTAGGAAAGAGACAAAGAGCACTTAATATAATCATAGGCACAAATTCATAGTTAGAATAACTATACTGTTCATAGGTAAGATAGAAAAATCTAATTCACATAAAGGACCTATTATTTCTATTCAGTTTAAAGAAAACCAAAATGGGAGGACCAGGATGTTTTGCATATGGTACTTTAGATAGcagaaaaaagaataaacacTAATATCATGAATACTGCAAGTGTCAAGCTCATATATGAAGGCAAGGCTGAACAGACATTTTCCTACTGGTAAAGGCTTAATTCAGATAACTAGCTTCCACTTACAAAGCAGCAAATGGGAACTATTTGAATGAATTACTACATTAAAAGAACTAAATAGGACAGGTAGCAAACCTTGCAAGTCCTATCCTCTGAAGAAGACACGATAATAGCATTGCATCCTCCATAACCAGCCGCAACATCAGTGACTTTTAACGTATGCTCAGAGAAACTATACTCGTACAGATATTTTGCTTCCTCCCTCCGTTGATCATCAAATATCCTAAACACATGTTTTGCCATCCTTCATTCAACCATTAAACAATCAAGGGAAAGAATAAGCAAATCACAAGCAGAGATTTCGTAATCACATGAGGAGCGACCACACACGAACAGAGCCATCCTCTGCCCCAGAAATCAAAAGGGACTGATCATCAGAGAACACTAAGCATGTAACTGCCCTATAATGAGCGTGCCACTTCTTTAGCAATCTACCAGTTGCAGCCTACATAATCAACAGGAAAGGattcaaatttattttctgACTATGTAAGACATTAATATCTAATAAatagaaaattatttcaaataattcacCTCCCATAAATATATTTCTCCAGAAACGCCGCCTCCAACCATGTAAGTGCCTTCACAGTTAGAAGCAAGAGCATTGATAGGTTCGGTAGGAAAGCTTTTGACTTCCGGCTGAGGCTACAATTACAAACCAAAAGAATAAATCAACAcgctaaacaaaaaaaaaaaaaaaacaatgatcAAGATTTAAGCAAAAAAATAATGTTTGGAGAATTTATTAAGAGGCAATTTATCAAACATGTTAGTTTCATTTGCCAGGTGTCCATCCCAAACAAAAAGCTGTGGAGATATGCTGGGTGTACTATTCAGGGCAACCTTATTCCAGGACCAGTAGAGGATGGAGCCGGAAGAGGACTTGGAATCACGGAGCTGAGAAGAGGCAAGAAAGCGGCCGGCGACGGAGGTGAGACCGTGGGCAGGAGAAGAGCAAGAGCGAAAGCGG
It contains:
- the LOC113749550 gene encoding protein ROOT INITIATION DEFECTIVE 3 isoform X2, with product MEAELVLASSPTDAGISCWDLRSGTEHLRFRSCSSPAHGLTSVAGRFLASSQLRDSKSSSGSILYWSWNKPQPEVKSFPTEPINALASNCEGTYMVGGGVSGEIYLWEAATGRLLKKWHAHYRAVTCLVFSDDQSLLISGAEDGSVRVWSLLMIFDDQRREEAKYLYEYSFSEHTLKVTDVAAGYGGCNAIIVSSSEDRTCKVWSLSRGKLLRNIVFPSIIDAVVLDPGEHVFYAGGRDGKIYIAALNAQVNSSSNYGFHIIGSLSEHNKAITCLGLSMDGYLLVSGSEDGMVRVWDTRTRNIFRVFRHAKGPVNNVLVIRQPSHCNPRTSMNFQAFSSRRHVVLPSPLEKYSNSHDDNIDTKACINCQTYNNIADVPYISFQTMQNQIKELQQQGSSAATEMEMERLKLERKRSMQMVQQWKKMYENLHQFCVSELLDGNEHESASRHNI
- the LOC113749550 gene encoding protein ROOT INITIATION DEFECTIVE 3 isoform X1; the encoded protein is MEAELVLASSPTDAGISCWDLRSGTEHLRFRSCSSPAHGLTSVAGRFLASSQLRDSKSSSGSILYWSWNKPQPEVKSFPTEPINALASNCEGTYMVGGGVSGEIYLWEAATGRLLKKWHAHYRAVTCLVFSDDQSLLISGAEDGSVRVWSLLMIFDDQRREEAKYLYEYSFSEHTLKVTDVAAGYGGCNAIIVSSSEDRTCKVWSLSRGKLLRNIVFPSIIDAVVLDPGEHVFYAGGRDGKIYIAALNAQVNSSSNYGFHIIGSLSEHNKAITCLGLSMDGYLLVSGSEDGMVRVWDTRTRNIFRVFRHAKGPVNNVLVIRQPSHCNPRTSMNFQAFSSRRHVVLPSPLEKYSNSHDDNIDTKACINCQTYNNIADVPYISFQTMQNQIKELQQQGSSAATEMEMERLKLERKRSMQMVQQWKKMYENLHQFCVSELLDGNEHESASRHNIH